AGAATAAAATCTTATAATTTATTACTCGCTCTTGTGTCATTTCTAAAGACCTTTCTTCATCTTGGGAGACACGTTATAGTTTTCTGAGCACCCCCAGCAACGCAACTCACAAGTTTTAAGGCCCAGAAAGGCAGTTAAGACATTGTTAAAATAACCCATGTGACTTCAATAGTTCAATCTTTATTTAATGAAGCGACAAGAATACTCTTTGTGCTCATGGAGTCAGTCTCTGCCGAATAATCATGAAAGTAGcacatttgatttattttaaacattagccatatacattacattaatgCCTCATTAATGGCTTTGATGGTAAATAGGCTTAATTTTCTTTGCGTCTTATGTCATTATGTAGAATTAATCAAACTTTCAGAATAGGAAGTTATAaaccaaataatcatacaacCTCTTGTCTATTTCTAAGCATAATATACCCCAAAAGTCTCAATTTACAACAAAAGATAGCTTACAACGTATCAGCAACAGTGTTTCTTTAGGATTTTTTTGCCAGTTGTGAcagcagggggcgcccatggtGTTTAAATGTTCAgaattattttaatgtaatgaaTATAAACATGTATCAATTTAATTCCATATCTGTCCCGGTTGTCATAAAGACTGTAACCTGGCCGCACCACAGATCGCGCAGTAAGTATAAACCTTAACCGGCCTTCAGACAgagtgtgaacacaaataagcagAGGGACATTTAAAAACTGATGCCTATCTGCGTGTACGGAATCCAGCCGAAATtgtcttggatgttagacctgCAGTACGCTCGTGCCTATTGATTCCCAACTCATATCCGCACCACAAATGACACGTTAATATTATTCCACCCGTTACATTAAATTATATGCGGTTTACCCGGCGGTACCCGGTTGCGTGCAGGTTTCGGCCCTGCTGTTCCGTCTGAAAACGGATGATCTCATCGCCTGCCACAAGTTTCATATTACCAACATCCTTCCCTtaccatataaataatgtaGGTTTTCTTCCAAAATTAATGTTGTCTACACTAATCTATATAGATAggtggattgcgcatagaacgcttaacGTGacagcgtgaggtgaagccagcgcagagtttgagcggccatcttggtatacccaaccggcagagggcgtcattgacttccattcaaaatcatgatctaaTTTCACCTGCTTTACAGTGTATCAGTCACataaggttaatttttaggatatgtgtatgcaaattaattgttaattctggtgttatttgcaatgtttatgttttaatcgggcaggatgaTGGATTTATTAAAAAGGTGTGTGTGTCTGCTGCATACTGTCAATGACACGggcataaatatatttttttgtttttgacagTCAGCGTTATTTTTCGAAATAAGTGTAGGTtacttgtaagtttagataacataattacaaaaccagcaaattattgcatgcacatacggtacaaagcatgattatttatttagatttcagaatgagcacgattgtcattaataataaatatgctgCGTTCTGtccgctgatctgatactgtaatgaagatgaatgtataataactgattaaaaagaCAAATGTACAACGTTCAGTCATTAACTATGTACATGCTTAGGACATTTGCGTTgtaattagggctgcacgatttgggtaatttttcccattgcggttattgatgcttataatgcgattgcgattatattagatggtatcatgagtcaacttgatggtttttaaggaaaatccacacacagtttagctaaaatgtgtatttgcaaaactagaaatgttttcgtattgccacgtgatgtagcaactgctcagtgtcagaaatcctaaatccaaaataccgccatacaacagacatagaggttttttttttagctaccagatcactgtcaacctcctctgcatccatctttgctctggtataagtgacgacgcacaccacacacgtgcactgccttttttgttcgtttttctttcttttttaaacagcaagggaaatcatcaaactgttatcagaaagtttgtgttaacaagtccacacatttatttatttaatataattgcaacattttgctgtcatataatcgcacaggctgacattgcgattgcgatgcgatttattgtgcagcactagttgtaataatgtacagggagacttcagatataaaaacgaagacttgtaaagtgaaattttatcattaaaatctaatcgcatccattgatttaatagaacgtttgggtataccaacatggcggcatGGTGGCTTCTAGGGATGCCACAATTCTCAATACATTattgaaccgttcggttcgacCCCCACGGTCCAATACGCGCAGGTGAATTGCGTTTTTTCGGTTTATCCATCCAAATCTGTCAGTTTTATATTCCCTGCACTTTTGTTAATGTGCGCATGCGCGTGATCTGCACGCTTATAAACGCCACAGCGAGTTGATATCCAGTCACTGTGCGCTAGCTGCGTTAAACTCTGCTTGAACTCTGCTTGCAATgctggtgtcagatttcatttgcGTGCACACACACCCAACAGAAgtacaacaacaaaaagaaGCAGCACGACTGTCTTTTAAATCTGAGGTGTggattaattatttgcgcgtgtagattacatacaacatcaatgtaaagatgcaaaTTCGCGTCGggcaatgcgaatgacgcaaattgggcTTGTTATTGATGCAAACGTGCGTTATTTGCCTCAAACACGTCTtctgcgcaagttgaaaaagtttaactcAAGAAGAGAATGCGCCTGATGCTAAAATAAATCCCACCAGTAATCTTGATTGAGGAACGCATTTTTGGTTTCTACACAGACAGCATGATGTTGGATTTAACAGTAGTGCAGTAAGGTATAGCCTTCATTTACaatgtaaagtttaatttactaagtacaggtatataaaatggccaatttatgtaatgtaatgaattcACGGTCCCCAGTTTGAATAGGATATTATTTTTAtgtctttatttaattatatcttATATTATTGTATCAGTACAAaatatgtaagatgatttttgcatttacataaaataaagagaacTGCAATTAAAACCAGTATTGTTCTTCTAAACATCTCAATGTTCCTGTTACCTAAgcatagaataattaaaaacactttaataggcCAAGGCATCAGAACCGAGACCGAACCGTAAACCGTGAACAAGAACCGAAATATGTATTGAACCGTGAACTAAGTGTATTGTTGCATCACTAGTGGCTTCACAGTTGTGAcatcatgcgcaatccagtcatttatattgATCAGTGGTTGACTATTATTGTCTTGCAGTCCAATATAAATTCAATTCgctgcatttatatatttagaatAACTAATGGCCTGATGAGTGCAGTTATTTCAAGGGATGTCCAAAAAACTTAAGcaatatgttaaataaaaagTTGTCTTTTTCTTGCAGTATACATACACGCATACGTGAGTTTGCAATTAACAGCGTGCGCCTTAAATTACTATGCTCATACAGAAGTAAAGATACAGATCAAAGTAAAAGTTTGAACAGTGTACATTTTCTTGCCATGACCACGCAAATTCTCGCAACCATTCTGCACGGCGCTCGTCTCATACAGATGTGCCTGCGCTTTACCACTGCTAGGGTACCTGACTGTCCAGATAAAAGGAGGGAATGATGCAGGGAGGTGTCATGGAGCAAGTGACTGGATGAGCCATAAATGTTATCGCTATggtaaaagtattaaaaaatacacaaaaaaatatggTTGCAAAACGATCAAATTATGAGCAATAGCACAAATAAATATAATGgaacaaaaatacaaatgtaataATTTTCTGATTTatcttacagtactgtactttTCAGGGATAGAAATTGAATTAAGCaatcaaatgtaaaattataCTGCATAGTctgtataaattaaacatttaggggtggtttcccggacagggattatcttaaaacaggaccaggccttagtttaattaggaaatataattagtttacacaaacatgccttactaaaaacattacttgtgtgcattttgaggcaaaacaaagggcactgatgtattttaagatatatcagtgcaagttgttttcagtttgaacggctcttacatttattttagtctaggactaatttaatccctgtccgggaaaccccCCCAGATTAATTCTTATTAAAAAGTGAATCAGTcaagaacagtttgttttttctttgttctACACTTGTTGAGTTGAGAATCTGAAAAGTTATCACGGTTGTCAGTATTATTTTGCAAAATGTGCTTAATTGTTGaaaagaactgatacacacTAAAATCGCCAAgttttacaacaaataaatgtagaaGCACTATGCAGTTTCGATtaacataaacatttaataacaTTAAACATGGTTTCATGTGGCCATGAAATATACATTTTCCCTAGTGTAGgatgaaaaaaactttttgtcgGGATAGAGATAAAAATTAGTCGCCTTTGGCTCTGACATTTTCAGCAGTATATGCGTATGAATGGAGTCTAAGCAGTCACATGGGCAAAAAGTTGCATATGCGCAGGTGAGAAATACTTTAATTTTTGGCCAAAACtgtggttagggttagggtttacatcataatataatttattatctATAGAGATTTTATCAATTCAGGTATGCAGTGACTTTTTATCTTTTGATTTTGACAGAGTAATGGTTTTTATTTCAGTTTGTTTTTAACCAGAACAGAACACTGGGGAAATATGGATGGCACAAGTCCCATGGAAgccttttattttgtttaccgTTACTTTTGAAGCCTGAGAAGATACAGGCACCATGCACTGCCAGTGTAATGAAAAAccccaaaatgtaaaaatgtttagAAAATCTCTGTTTTAATTCTGAATAACAAACAAAAGCCATAGATAATTTAAACAAGAAGAGAGTGAATAATGACAACATATATATTTTgggataaaatgttttttttttgtcaaggTATAaccatttcattttatttattttctatagCCCACTGGCATCAGCGAAACAGGAGACCCGGCGGAAGCAGCCCGTCTGCAGCAGCTACAAGCAGCAGCTGCCCATTGGCAGCAGGTGCAGCATCAGAGGGCCAGCTTTCAGTACCAGGCCCTAATGCAAGAGCATGCTCAACTACAGCAGGTCCTGCAGCAGTATCAACAGATTATTCAACAGCCAGCTCATCTCCAGGtttctattttttattatatccttgttttttaaattattattattttttttttttacaaacaaacagggcttgacattaacacctGCCAAAAGTTGGGTAGATTTCCGCTGTGGCGAGTAAGACAGCCAATcccactagccactttggcaggctgaataaatttttttgtagTTCTTAAGTTATGTGAAATGATAAACAATGCGTAATGTGACACTgtaaaactacaactcccaagagttagtagattagcatgggaggatttgaacttgaaaggcggagtgtactgacgcctttccgcggttaaaacaacattccttctcatggtcattcatgtttatttgatgctataaataaactagaaggaagagatgatttgaaaggtgagcCTTTGTTTAATAcgtttaatctcaaaagtaaccgaaaagtaacctggtctgtcctgtatgtcagcgcgttgtcagtgtctgctccgctctgtatttttcactgcgtgagaacatggtggggcgtataacacagactgttaacaattgttttaaatagtatttaaaaattctttatgataaatttttttttttaaatattttaataacactgttttgccggttatagagttctaatgactgtgttcaactataactgtcggtctcacggttatataatgaccgtcacagccctagcaACACTGTCATGATGGCAACCTTTTTAAAACTGATACCATTATTCCAAGTGCATCTTGAAGCCCAGGTGCTCTGAAATTTCCTGCAGCAAGCAGAAACAAAACACTCAATGGTTTTAAACTCCTGCACgcctaacaacctctctagtacAAGGAAATGTCTGAGCCACGCGTATTACGAGCCAAGGAATAGTCCAAGTCATCCCATCACAAGTTTAGGTGCTAGGAGGAGTACATGCCACGCATGTTCATGTCAGACCAAAAGTCTAAGACACGTGCATTAAGTGCAGGTGCGTGCAATAAGGAATCTGCACACGTTAAAAGctaagtgaagcccacaaaccttctcatgcgaggaaaagcatgcaatgcgCATGTCAATGTGataatatgatgatgatgatgataataataataaccacaGGTTGATGTAATAGACCAATTGATTTCTTTAGTTAGACATGCAGACTTTGGGAATAACTGAAACTTTTTGAATGAATTGATTTTAGCTAATTAGTTTAACCATACTTAAACACACACAATGATAAGTTAGAGAAAATATGAAATGTGCTctgatattattttaatttaaatatgatTATTACTTTGTATCTCCCTAGACAATGCCTGTGGACATGCAGTTGCAACATTATGAAATGCAGCAACAGCGGTTTTCTCCATTGTTCCAGGACTGGAACAGACACTTTAATCTGTGGTTAGAACAGTTTCAGTCATACCCACACAAAGACCAGCTACAGGATTATGAAGCCCAGTGGAGGCAATGGCAAGAACAAATGAATTCAACTTCTGCTCATCTGCAGGAAAGACTCGCTACTTTAAGAGCCATGCAGCATCAGTATGGTACTGGTCCTGCCTATGGAGGCATGATGGGATTATATGGCCAGCATGAGCAGCATCGGCCCCCTGGTCCAGATGGAAACATGCATGCAACCAACCAAGGCGTTCCATCTATGCCTCCACCTGTTAACATGGATGCTATGTCAGGACCTCCACCACATGGTCCTTCAGCTTCTGGACCAACATTTCCACAAGGACCATCACCTTCAAAACCTGCAGAACTTTACCAATCTTCCGGAACAGATTCTGCCTCTGAAACATGTAAAACTTCTGAACCTGCTGAAGTACCTGGACCAGGCATTAGACCTTCTGGACCAGGCATTAGACCTTCTGGACCAGGCATTAGACCTTCTGGACCAGGCATTAGACCTTCTGGACCAGGCATTAGACCTTCTGGACCAGGCATTAGACCTCCTGGACCAGGCATTAGACCTCCTGGACCAGGCATTGGACCTCCTGGACCTGGCATTGGACCTCCTGGACCCGACATTAGACCTCCAGGACCAGGCATTGGACCTCCAGGACCAGGCATTGGACCTCCAGGACCAGGCATTGGACCTCCAGGACCAGGCATTAGACCTCCAGGACCAGGCGGTAGACCTCCAGGACCAGGCAGTAGACCTCCTGGACCCTGTGGAAATTTTGAAAATCCAAGGtaaaaaattttattatttgGGTAACACATTTTAAAGAGGTAGGTTActgacttttttgtttttcagatTTGAAGGTCCCAGAGGCCCACGGTTTCAACAGGCACCACAGCAACAGTTTAGTGGACCACCTAGGTTTGATGGTGGTCAGCGGTTCAACCAACCTTTCAGAGCTAATTCTCCTCGTCCAGGGGCTCCAGTGAGACCTGAGAATCCTCCAAGGCAGAATCCACCCACACGATTTGAAAGACCACCTGGACCACCTCAGCAGCCAAGTTTCAGTCCACAATCCAGTCTTGATCCTGGCAGTCATACAAAACAACAATCATCTAAACCTGATGTACCATCAGCCTCTACATCTGATAAAGaaccagaaaaaaataaaatgcctCTAGATGACACCAAGAAAATAGATGGTGCTTCCTCTTCTCAGTCACTAACAGATGACATaatggactctgaggaggattTTTTTGTTCAGAGCGGACCCATTCCTCAAAGTCAGGATACTTCTGAGCCTGCTGAGCCAGATAAGGCAACAGCTAATACTCCTAAAACATCCTTATCTACAGACAGTCCAGTCACCACAAACAAAAACTCTAAAAATTCTAGCTCACAACCTTCTAAAACTGGTCATATGAATAATGGGCCTCCACAGCAAACAAAGCCGCCTCAACATGATCAGCTTAAACCTGATGCATTTAAGGAAGCTGCTAGAGGCCCACAGCTGATACATCAGACAGGTCCACCTCATGGCATACGGGGTAGGGGAAGGGGCCAAGTACCAATGCCTATTCGAGGCAGGGGTCGTGGACGTGGCCGTGGACAGTATGGAGGGCCAACAATGGATCCCAACTCTCAGAGAGAAAATATAGAGGAGGCTCCTTATGACCACCAGGCACCAGAGGAGGAGATGCACAGAGAGAACCAGGATTTGACCTGGAGAGACCCCTCTTTAGATGGACCTGAAGAAGTGGATGAAGAGGCAGTATCCCATGAGATGTGGCATCCAGAGGAGCACCACTTTCCAGAACAATACTATGAAAACCCTAGAGACAGAAGACCTCCATTGGGTCCCAGGGAGCATCCTGAGAGCACCCATTCTGAAGAGCACTGGGAAGAAGAATCACAGGATTATTGGCAGGAAGAGGATCCATACTGGACAGAAAGACGACCACCCATCCACACTAGACCCCCACGCGGCCCTGGCAGGCCACCTTTCCAACCTCGTTTTATGCATCATGGCCCAAGACGCCCCCCTCCCCCTGGAAGTATGGAACATGACCCACATGGACCTCCACAAATGAGTCGTGGGGGCATGGGGCCACGATTTAGACGGGGTGTAGGCCCATGGAGACCACCAGTACCACGTTCTGGCATGCTAGAAAGAGACATGAGACGGCCACCAGTTCCTCATGAAGTCTTGATAGAATCTGATCAACCTGAATATGATGAAGAAATTGATAGAGATCCTGGATGGCCTCACCCCCATGGAAGAGAACCTAGAAGGCCTCCAATACCTCCACATGAAATGATGGGAAGAGGGAGGAGACCATTCATGAGACCCCCAATGCCAAGGGAAATGTGGCGTCGTCCACCCGTTCATGGAGAAGAAATGTACGAGGAGGAATTTCAGGGAACCCAAGATGAACTTAGGCACAGACGACCAGCTCATGAATATCATCCAGATTATGAGCAAGAGGATGAGTATTACAGTTCTCATGAGGAATGGGGCAGGGAGCATCCTGAAAGAGAATATCCACCACATGGCCCCCCAGAGCATATTAGAGAAGATCGTTGGTTAGATGAACGAGAAAGAATGTTCCCATATGAGGAAGAAGATCCATATAGAGAGGAAAAAATAGGTCCTGGTTATCCTGGTGAGACACCTTATCGAGAAAGAGAGCCTCCATTCCACTCTCGTCCTGATTGGGAAAGACCCCCTCCTCCACCCCCACCAGAAAGAGGCTACTCTCATCCAGTCTCTGAATCTGAGGCACATTTTGAGAGAAACTTGGATCCTTCAGCTGGCCTGCCCCCAACCCAAGCACCAGACACCCCAATTGAGCAGTCTTCACCTGGTGCAACTAAAACTGTACTTGCGCTTTCTCAAAGGCAGCATGAGATCATCCTCAAAGCTGCCCAGGAGCTAAAAATGATAAGGTAAATGGCTTTACACGACACTGCAGATCTGTTCGAAAACTATTCTAACAACAATCTATTCAGCTGGCTGATACTTTCTAAGGTGATGTAAACCtaatatatttgctttttagagAACTCCAGGAAACTAAGAAGACTTTAGGAGAAGCTGCCAACACAGAGTCATCTGGGTTGCCCTCAGAACTTCCCCCTGGTATTCTTGGTTTGGAAATTCCACCTGAGGTTAAGAGTGCTCTTCAAGTATGTGAAGACCCTAACCCTTTGATTTACATTTTTTGATTTATGTAATAGCATGTTATAAAAACTGACAACTCCCTTCTCTTTAAAGGCTACGAATTTATTGTCAGAAATAGGACAGACTCTTGATAAGCCTGTGGATGTTGGTTTGGTCCCCTCAAATCAGACTGCAGACTTTTATCCTACTTCCTCAGCACCTACCCCTACCGCCACATTTATTGCTAAAACTGTTGACTATGGACATGGTCGTGGTAAGTATACGTTCTGCCTTTCAATTGATATATTTTTTTGATTTATCTAGTTAGACTACATTGTGTGTGCTGTTTATTAGATGGAGGTGCAATGGTGGAAAGAATTTCATATGGAGAGAGAATAGTGTTAAGGCCTGGCCCACCTCCATCTGAACGTCATTATGAGAAAGGTGAGTGGTGTTTTgtaaatatggaaaaaaatgtttttggctGTTTTTTATAGAAGCATGGTTTCAGTTGCTATCAATGTTTATCCTTGTTAGAGCTGCTTGGCCACAGAGACCCGTACTATGACAGAAGAAGTGATCCATATGGTGATCTCAGGAATTACGACAGGGAGTGGGAGAGTGATCCGTACAGGGAAAAGCAGTCTCTGGATTATGAGAGAGATCGATATGAAAGAGACCGTTACTTAAGAGATGAACGGTATGTAATTCTTAATCATAAAGCAGTGTTGACAATGCCAGTtaccttttttatttgatttgaaGTATGATCTCATTAGTTTTTAACTGGAGCTTGCTGATTCTGTCATGTCCACATCCTGTCATTGAGAAAAGTTTTAACTGTATTTAAAGATCTACAGTATATTTCTCTACAGAATTTTCAAGTCTAGTTGCATAAAACAGATTTAATGTGGAACGTCATGATCGTAGAATTGGTCACTATGGATTTAAATCAGTCTGCCATGATGGCTCAATAACATATCGTAAAAAAAACTCTGAAACCATTTGTTAACCTAAACTATGAAGTTAATGTTTTGAGCAACATGCTGTAAAAAGAGATGGGTAATTGTCAAATTTTAGAGTGTGtagattacattttttatttatacaagAAGCAAAAACATTGACATTTCTAATTCAATTCCGCAATTTCACTTCTTTTAAACACAACAAGTGAAGCATGACTTCGCATTAGATGTCTTCATGGTGCCGTTTAAATCTGGAACCATTAATCATTAAACCAGGTTAAATTTTCTCAGGGTCGGGtccttctttaaaaaaaaattatgcatttctGGTTTGGGTAAAAAAGGATTCGGGTCATTTCATATTGTTTTTTTACTAGTCGTACACACAgtacaaaaaaaatgttctgCTAAATTCTCTTTGAGTGCACATGCACACAGTGAAGTTGTGAGCACTGAATGCTGTTTTTTAAAAAGCGTGCGATTTTATATTTGATACGTTTTTGCACATAGTTAAAAACAACAATTAACTCTTTCCGTGCCATTCATGAGTTATCTTGtcatttaactcttttcccgaccattgacgagttatctcgtcaatctgcaataccgctattatccaccagctGTTATCAACttctgcaacttataaaacccggaagtatcgccccCTAGGGTTGCTTACTTATATGgaagttttgaggatcgctctgcatctgatatCTATCAAAAGCAATTTACAAAAATGGAAATAtcttagctttttgctcaaaattaggTGTTTTTAGATAAACCTACCTATATTTGAggggtgataaaaagagaactgataaaggtaggatgaaacgtttttttttttaaagcagaggatctgttctttaatattttatatgtttatatatttaaagaagagaaTTTTCTGGGAggtattaaacttttgtgaaaagcatgaaaaatgctggcagggaatgagttaagagaaaacgctttcctACCACTGACAAGTTTTTGTGGCAATCTGTATTTCCGCTAACATTCACCAGGTGCTgctcttacacaacttataaaacctggaagcaACCACTCAGGCCAAACAGTAGATACTGTGTATGTTTTGGTCATTGTTCtgaaaaaacctacccatatatgagaggtgataaaaaaatAGACCAAAAGATGATagataagtttttttttttttttttaaagctgttctttgatttgatatattgtatgtttatatatttacagacaATTTTCTGGAAGGGATTatacttttgtgaaaattgtaaaaaaaatatgctggCACTTGGCTggcaacattttaaaaatgctggcggggaaagagtttatATATTATCGCAAACGAAATGTTTTGGACAGGGGATTGCATATTGGGTGTGAAGCGCTCCGTCGTATTGTGCCACACACAAAAAATTCAGCAGCATCTGTCTGTGGCGCTCTGCTGTAAAAACAGTAGGAAAACagtactatggaagtcattggTGCTTAAAAATGGCTTGAttaaaaacattcttaaaaatatcttcctttgtgtttagcagGACAAAAATAATGTATACTGGTTTGTAACagcatgagagtgagtaaattatgacaagtCCCTTGTTTGTGTGAACTGAAGCTGTTTCACGCCTTGTTTAAAGTGAATTTACAGCAAGACAAAAAGCATTATTTAAGATGCATTCTCTGAAAACAAGTATGAATTATACAGTGTTGCTTATGTA
The nucleotide sequence above comes from Paramisgurnus dabryanus chromosome 12, PD_genome_1.1, whole genome shotgun sequence. Encoded proteins:
- the ylpm1 gene encoding uncharacterized protein ylpm1 isoform X3, whose product is MHPSWGGYGGGHQPSPNFGPRPNQFRAPQPPGGGGYGGYGAPSVTPSSNFSSLHEQHLQQMQQLQQLHQKQLQSVLHHPGGNAAGFGSGPPPYWQTSGNENFVPPNNFQDSSSIRGPGGPSQLSPPELNPAPPESSASPAAQTTAPAPKVSDARALESDNKPDFSSMSQEEQQDYWYQQHRQNLQKLKNEKAMQNQSSVGNSQSSAPPPPTEPPKSAPPPPPPKEEPPPPPPPEETKPTGISETGDPAEAARLQQLQAAAAHWQQVQHQRASFQYQALMQEHAQLQQVLQQYQQIIQQPAHLQTMPVDMQLQHYEMQQQRFSPLFQDWNRHFNLWLEQFQSYPHKDQLQDYEAQWRQWQEQMNSTSAHLQERLATLRAMQHQYGTGPAYGGMMGLYGQHEQHRPPGPDGNMHATNQGVPSMPPPVNMDAMSGPPPHGPSASGPTFPQGPSPSKPAELYQSSGTDSASETCKTSEPAEVPGPGIRPSGPGIRPSGPGIRPSGPGIRPSGPGIRPSGPGIRPPGPGIRPPGPGIGPPGPGIGPPGPDIRPPGPGIGPPGPGIGPPGPGIGPPGPGIRPPGPGGRPPGPGSRPPGPCGNFENPRFEGPRGPRFQQAPQQQFSGPPRFDGGQRFNQPFRANSPRPGAPVRPENPPRQNPPTRFERPPGPPQQPSFSPQSSLDPGSHTKQQSSKPDVPSASTSDKEPEKNKMPLDDTKKIDGASSSQSLTDDIMDSEEDFFVQSGPIPQSQDTSEPAEPDKATANTPKTSLSTDSPVTTNKNSKNSSSQPSKTGHMNNGPPQQTKPPQHDQLKPDAFKEAARGPQLIHQTGPPHGIRGRGRGQVPMPIRGRGRGRGRGQYGGPTMDPNSQRENIEEAPYDHQAPEEEMHRENQDLTWRDPSLDGPEEVDEEAVSHEMWHPEEHHFPEQYYENPRDRRPPLGPREHPESTHSEEHWEEESQDYWQEEDPYWTERRPPIHTRPPRGPGRPPFQPRFMHHGPRRPPPPGSMEHDPHGPPQMSRGGMGPRFRRGVGPWRPPVPRSGMLERDMRRPPVPHEVLIESDQPEYDEEIDRDPGWPHPHGREPRRPPIPPHEMMGRGRRPFMRPPMPREMWRRPPVHGEEMYEEEFQGTQDELRHRRPAHEYHPDYEQEDEYYSSHEEWGREHPEREYPPHGPPEHIREDRWLDERERMFPYEEEDPYREEKIGPGYPGETPYREREPPFHSRPDWERPPPPPPPERGYSHPVSESEAHFERNLDPSAGLPPTQAPDTPIEQSSPGATKTVLALSQRQHEIILKAAQELKMIRELQETKKTLGEAANTESSGLPSELPPGILGLEIPPEVKSALQATNLLSEIGQTLDKPVDVGLVPSNQTADFYPTSSAPTPTATFIAKTVDYGHGRDGGAMVERISYGERIVLRPGPPPSERHYEKELLGHRDPYYDRRSDPYGDLRNYDREWESDPYREKQSLDYERDRYERDRYLRDERSPLGPRPSHRDRERDYPSRLSREREVYNRPGYERSSYERSLEHYEHGSSGYGNDRRSYPDERPPPPASLPPSSSIPPPRVEKKPETKNAEDILKPPGRTSRPDRIVVIMRGLPGSGKSHVAKLIRDKEVECGGAPPRVLGLDDYFMTEVEKVEKDPDSGKRVKTKVLEYEYEPEMEDTYRSSMLKTFKKTLDDGFFPFIILDAINDKVKYFDQFWSAAKTKGFEVYLAEITSDHQTCAKRNIHGRKLKDITKLASGWESAPPHMVRLDIRSLLQDAAIEEVEMEDFNPSEEETKYEVKEDDDEADLQLKQHLLGPY